The following are encoded in a window of Haliotis asinina isolate JCU_RB_2024 chromosome 14, JCU_Hal_asi_v2, whole genome shotgun sequence genomic DNA:
- the LOC137261592 gene encoding sonic hedgehog protein-like: protein MKSYSVLAWFLLMVHSCCTEGERSYPRLRLRHGPNKELILQRDLEQDEEEKDGLSVRRRCECHCRSKVHHNDWECCPCPWTDQVCFPGDVTLTLQDGTDISMKNLRAGHKVKTVANGQVIFTEVKTFLKRQPAKSAIYLTISTESGPSLSLSGRHLVFVATSNNTGNMLPRFALTVKPGDYLFSKGNCGQPLCPALVTDVEPVVKEGVYVPLTDEGTVLVNGVFASCYSSIDHHIAHAFTAPFRWFPWLLSSWQNDGYSPLVDWLKQFGHMILPKNRQFEEVGNPALPQVRIEL from the exons AGCTACAGCGTGCTGGCGTGGTTCCTGCTGATGGTGCACA GTTGTTGTACGGAGGGAGAACGCAGTTATC CTCGGTTACGATTACGCCATGGGCCCAACAAGGAGTTGATTCTTCAGAGAGATCTTGAACAAGACGAAGAG GAGAAGGATGGCCTGTCCGTCCGGAGGAGATGCGAGTGTCACTGTCGTAGTAAGGTGCACCACAACGACTGGGAGTGCTGCCCATGTCCTTGGACTGACCAGGTTTGTTTCCCCGGTGACGTCACGCTTACACTGCAGGATGGCACGGACATCTCTATGAAGAACCTCAGAGCGGGGCACAAGGTGAAAACTG TTGCCAATGGCCAGGTGATATTCACCGAGGTGAAAACCTTTCTGAAACGTCAGCCAGCAAAGAGCGCCATCTACCTGACGATATCAACCGAAAGCGGGCCAAGCCTTTCTCTCTCCGGGCGCCATCTTGTTTTCGTCGCTACTAGCAACAACACAGGGAACATGCTACCACG GTTCGCGCTGACCGTGAAGCCTGGCGACTACCTGTTCTCAAAGGGAAATTGTGGGCAGCCTCTGTGTCCAGCTCTGGTCACCGACGTTGAGCCGGTTGTCAAGGAAG GCGTGTATGTGCCACTTACAGACGAAGGAACGGTACTAGTCAATGGCGTCTTTGCCTCGTGTTACTCCTCAATCGACCACCATATTGCACATGCGTTTACAGCGCCTTTCCGGTGGTTTCCATGGCTACTCAGTTCGTGGCAAAATGACGGCTACAGTCCACTTGTTGATTGGCTGAAGCAGTTTGGTCACATGATCTTACCAAAAAATCGACAATTTGAAGAGGTAGGGAATCCAGCTCTCCCTCAAGTTCGAATAGAATTGTAA